One genomic region from Streptomyces venezuelae encodes:
- a CDS encoding VOC family protein, with translation MIVNAQTHVRIARPSRDLAAAERFYVDGLGLAVQWRSPVREPGKHDLLMVGPAGGGWHFELTRDPDSPVEPAPTVEDLFVVYLGAPVEEEQVERLVEAGGTRIPAHNPYWDEYGVTVADPDGYPLVLCSRTWG, from the coding sequence ATGATCGTCAATGCGCAGACCCACGTACGGATCGCCCGCCCCTCGCGGGACCTCGCCGCCGCCGAGCGGTTCTACGTCGACGGGCTCGGCCTCGCCGTGCAGTGGCGCTCCCCCGTGCGCGAGCCCGGCAAGCACGACCTGCTCATGGTCGGCCCGGCCGGCGGCGGCTGGCACTTCGAGCTGACGCGCGACCCCGACAGCCCGGTGGAGCCCGCCCCGACCGTCGAGGACCTGTTCGTCGTCTACCTCGGCGCGCCCGTCGAGGAGGAGCAGGTCGAGCGGCTGGTCGAGGCGGGCGGTACGCGGATACCCGCGCACAACCCGTACTGGGACGAGTACGGCGTCACCGTCGCCGACCCCGACGGCTACCCGCTCGTCCTCTGCTCCCGCACCTGGGGCTGA
- a CDS encoding methyltransferase: MNRLSTSWGAFTLTRFPEDPREQLRAWDAADEYLLGHLAESGTDLSGRVAVLGDRWGALATALQAAGPAELVQITDSYLGGRATRANLARAGAAPGAVRLLTTQDPPPERIDVLLVRVPKSLALLEDQLHRIAPAVHEGTVIVGAGMVKEIHTSTLKLFERILGPTRTSLAVKKARLIHTTPDPALKPGRNPWPYRYDLPADTPAPGLPGLTVTNHAGVFCADRLDIGTRFLLANLPGGFGRARVADLGCGNGVVGLAIALAEPEAELVLADESYQAVASARENFRAHVGDDRKVEFLVGDGLSDLPAGSVDLVLNNPPFHSHQATTDRTARRMFTDARRALRPGGELWIIGNRHLGYHVTLRRIFGNSELVASDAKFVVLRAVRQPDREDPR; this comes from the coding sequence ATGAACCGTTTGAGCACGTCATGGGGCGCCTTCACGCTGACCCGCTTCCCCGAGGACCCGCGCGAGCAGCTGCGCGCCTGGGACGCGGCCGACGAATATCTCCTGGGCCACCTGGCCGAGAGCGGTACCGACCTGTCCGGCCGCGTCGCCGTCCTCGGCGACCGCTGGGGAGCCCTCGCCACCGCCCTGCAGGCCGCCGGCCCCGCCGAACTCGTCCAGATCACCGACTCGTACCTCGGCGGCCGGGCCACCCGCGCGAACCTCGCGCGCGCCGGCGCCGCCCCGGGGGCCGTCCGGCTGCTGACGACGCAGGACCCGCCGCCCGAGCGGATCGACGTGCTCCTCGTCCGCGTCCCCAAGAGCCTCGCGCTCCTGGAGGACCAGCTGCACCGGATCGCGCCCGCCGTCCACGAAGGCACCGTGATCGTCGGCGCCGGCATGGTCAAGGAGATCCACACCTCCACCCTCAAGCTCTTCGAGCGGATCCTCGGCCCCACCCGCACCTCACTCGCGGTGAAGAAGGCCCGACTGATCCACACCACCCCCGACCCGGCCCTCAAGCCCGGCCGGAACCCCTGGCCCTACCGGTACGACCTCCCGGCCGACACCCCCGCGCCCGGCCTTCCCGGGCTCACCGTCACCAACCACGCCGGTGTGTTCTGCGCCGACCGCCTCGACATCGGCACGCGCTTCCTCCTCGCCAACCTCCCCGGCGGCTTCGGCCGGGCCCGGGTCGCCGACCTCGGCTGCGGCAACGGCGTCGTCGGCCTCGCCATCGCCCTCGCCGAGCCCGAGGCGGAGCTGGTCCTCGCCGACGAGTCGTACCAGGCGGTGGCCTCCGCCCGGGAGAACTTCCGAGCCCACGTGGGCGACGACCGCAAGGTCGAGTTCCTCGTCGGCGACGGGCTCAGCGACCTGCCCGCAGGCTCGGTCGACCTCGTCCTCAACAACCCGCCGTTCCACAGTCACCAGGCCACCACCGACCGCACCGCCCGCCGGATGTTCACCGACGCGCGGCGCGCACTGCGGCCGGGCGGCGAGCTGTGGATCATCGGCAACCGGCACCTCGGCTACCACGTGACCCTCCGCCGCATCTTCGGGAACAGCGAGCTCGTCGCGAGCGACGCGAAGTTCGTGGTCCTGCGGGCCGTGCGTCAGCCCGACCGGGAAGACCCCCGCTGA
- a CDS encoding histidine phosphatase family protein, translating into MSLRVTLVAAARSSSLLAERFDDDRPLDEAGWYEVQVAAPALIPLGAAELRYCSPTPRSRATGTALGYAPLAQPALRECDMGRWRGLTLAEVAALEPSAVDAWLTDARTAPHGGEPLLAFITRIGNWLDTRPAEDCSIVAVAEPSVVRAALVYALKAPPSTYWNVDVRPLSTVTLTGRPGLWHLQLDAALR; encoded by the coding sequence ATGAGTCTTCGGGTGACGCTCGTCGCGGCGGCACGCAGCTCCTCCCTGCTCGCCGAACGCTTCGACGACGACCGGCCGCTCGACGAGGCCGGCTGGTACGAGGTGCAGGTCGCCGCGCCCGCGCTCATCCCGCTCGGCGCGGCGGAACTGCGCTACTGCTCCCCGACCCCGCGCAGCCGTGCCACCGGCACCGCCCTCGGCTACGCGCCCCTGGCCCAGCCCGCGCTGCGCGAGTGCGACATGGGCCGCTGGCGCGGCCTCACCCTGGCCGAGGTCGCCGCCCTTGAACCGTCCGCCGTCGACGCCTGGCTCACCGACGCCCGCACCGCCCCGCACGGCGGCGAGCCACTCCTCGCCTTCATCACCCGGATAGGGAACTGGCTCGACACCCGCCCCGCCGAGGACTGCTCCATCGTCGCCGTCGCCGAACCCTCCGTCGTCCGGGCCGCCCTCGTGTACGCGCTGAAGGCGCCGCCCTCCACGTACTGGAACGTCGACGTCCGCCCGCTCTCCACCGTCACCCTCACCGGCCGCCCCGGCCTCTGGCACCTCCAGCTCGACGCGGCCCTGCGCTGA
- a CDS encoding GNAT family N-acetyltransferase, with protein MNSGPASAPSGAPVMHGAYEISADPARVDAARVHHWLSTDAYWALGRPREKQDAAIAGSLNFGAYDAETGEMAAYARVVTDYATFAWLCDVYVEPAARGTGLGTALVVAVRDHLAPHGLRRIMLATADAHGVYEKVGFTPLQNPDKWMALGQQ; from the coding sequence ATGAACTCCGGCCCCGCCTCCGCCCCCTCCGGCGCCCCCGTCATGCACGGGGCGTACGAGATCTCAGCCGACCCCGCGCGCGTCGACGCGGCCCGCGTCCACCACTGGCTCTCCACGGACGCCTACTGGGCCCTCGGCCGACCTCGGGAGAAACAGGACGCGGCCATCGCGGGATCGCTCAACTTCGGCGCCTATGACGCGGAGACCGGGGAGATGGCGGCGTACGCGCGTGTCGTCACCGACTACGCCACCTTCGCCTGGCTCTGCGACGTCTACGTCGAACCGGCGGCCCGCGGCACCGGCCTCGGCACGGCCCTCGTCGTCGCCGTCCGCGACCACCTCGCCCCGCACGGACTGCGCCGCATCATGCTCGCCACGGCCGACGCGCACGGCGTCTACGAGAAGGTAGGTTTCACGCCACTGCAGAATCCGGACAAGTGGATGGCTCTCGGACAGCAGTGA